Sequence from the Corallococcus soli genome:
CAGGACGAGGAAGAGGATGATGGTGACGGGCTCCAGGCGGCGCATGGAGCGGTCGCTGGCGACGATGCCCCAGCTCATGGCGAAGGTCTGCAGGCCGTTGGCCAGGTGGTACGCGGTGCCCAGCGTGCCCAGCAGGTAGACCATCAGCGTGGGGCCGTGGTGGTGCATCTCCCGCGCGATGTCGGAGAACGGCTCCGCGTGCCCCTCCATCAACCGCGGCTGCAGGAAGGCCAGCCAGATGTGGGCGCCCAGGAACGCGAGCACGCCCAGGCCGGCCACGCGCTGCACCAGGTACTTCAGGTTGCCGTAGTAGTTGTACTGCAGGTTGTTGGGCTTGAAGCTGAA
This genomic interval carries:
- a CDS encoding succinate dehydrogenase, encoding MSTQATAEAITDRTPLLKSRLGSFLAVVPLSIWVINHLWDNLAAFRGAAAWQESVTEYANPFAQAFTFIIVMLPLLIHTAWGLVRMFSFKPNNLQYNYYGNLKYLVQRVAGLGVLAFLGAHIWLAFLQPRLMEGHAEPFSDIAREMHHHGPTLMVYLLGTLGTAYHLANGLQTFAMSWGIVASDRSMRRLEPVTIILFLVLLAMAWGSIYALYTAGAAYSPAGLDVGG